A window of Torulaspora globosa chromosome 8, complete sequence contains these coding sequences:
- the AMD2 gene encoding putative amidase (ancestral locus Anc_8.467) yields the protein MATSWKQKVEKKRSQLRSKISKQWLLDDITLEKLKSEKQRLNENLDLLCSNSENEITNSTILILRHKLSTRELTCVEITEAFCHRAALCHQVVNCLSEVMFEQALNSAKLLDDNRPEILPPLYGIPVSLKDQCNVEGIDTTMGYLGRAFSPKTRDEESYIVQLLRDQGAILYVKTTVPSSMMATDTVSNIFGATLNGLNQMFSPGGSSGGEGALIACRGSLLGLGTDIGGSIRIPSSYHGLYGLKPTHGRVPYLRVDNSFEGRELIPSVIGPLAKDLTDLRYFMSVIVNICKPWQEDVKCVPYHFDFKEHQLSRHYTVGFWFGDGVVTPPPSDIRALKICQDIVQRTPGFKAVKWQPPIELNKELHDIAMEVDIADAGVEIRQEFAASGEPMIDILRPMVLEQCHLPCSINHWWKLNKRAYDAKTAYRKYYNSFGADERPDIIITPLTLTPFRPGDMLKTTLRYVLFVNVLNFPSLSIPITAIDSKIDHLMDTTQAKCAEDEMVMRYWNELISSGDMDGFPVSLQAMSPTYDDDLVCKFGTWLTTELIRHHAQEVSNEI from the coding sequence ATGGCTACTTCatggaagcagaaagttgagaagaagagatcacAACTTCgatcaaaaatttcaaagcagTGGCTATTAGATGACATTACTTTGGAAAAGTTAAAAAGCGAGAAGCAAAGATTGAACGAGAATTTGGATTTATTATGTTCGAACTCCGAGAATGAAATTACCAATTCGACAATTTTGATATTAAGGCATAAGCTAAGCACTCGAGAGTTGACCTGCGTAGAGATTACGGAAGCATTCTGCCATAGGGCAGCGCTGTGCCACCAAGTGGTAAATTGCTTATCAGAGGTAATGTTCGAGCAAGCACTGAATTCCGCGAAGCTATTGGACGATAACAGGCCTGAAATATTGCCGCCACTGTACGGTATACCTGTATCCTTAAAAGACCAGTGCAACGTCGAAGGGATTGACACGACTATGGGCTATCTCGGTCGGGCTTTTAGTCCGAAAACCAGAGACGAGGAATCGTACATCGTACAGCTTTTGAGGGATCAGGGAGCTATACTATACGTCAAGACAACGGtaccttcttcaatgatgGCCACGGATACGGTGTCAAACATATTTGGGGCAACACTCAATGGCCTCAATCAAATGTTTTCGCCTGGCGGATCATCCGGAGGTGAAGGAGCACTGATTGCATGCAGAGGTTCCCTGCTGGGTCTCGGTACAGATATCGGCGGTAGCATCAGAATACCAAGCAGTTATCATGGCTTGTATGGTTTGAAACCTACCCATGGCAGAGTTCCGTATCTGCGCGTGGATAATTCTTTTGAGGGCCGGGAGCTAATACCCAGTGTCATTGGGCCGCTTGCTAAAGATCTGACCGACTTAAGGTATTTTATGAGTGTTATCGTCAATATTTGTAAGCCATGGCAAGAAGATGTCAAATGCGTGCCATATCattttgatttcaaagagcatCAACTTTCCAGACATTATACCGTTGGATTTTGGTTCGGAGATGGTGTTGTTACACCTCCTCCAAGTGACATAAGAGCCCTCAAAATTTGCCAAGATATTGTTCAGAGAACCCCTGGCTTTAAAGCAGTGAAATGGCAGCCTCCAATTGAGCTTAACAAAGAGCTTCATGACATAGCGATGGAAGTGGATATCGCAGATGCTGGAGTTGAAATAAGGCAGGAATTCGCAGCCAGCGGGGAACCAATGATCGACATTTTAAGGCCGATGGTTTTGGAACAATGCCATTTACCGTGCTCAATTAACCACTGGTGGAAACTTAACAAGAGAGCTTATGATGCCAAGACGGCTTACCGGAAATATTACAACTCCTTTGGTGCAGATGAAAGACCAGATATCATAATAACTCCATTAACGCTAACGCCATTCCGACCAGGCGATATGTTGAAAACAACATTGAGATACGTTTTATTTGTGAATGTGTTGAATTTTCCGTCCTTGAGCATCCCCATAACTGCGATAGATTCAAAAATCGATCATTTGATGGACACTACGCAAGCAAAATGCGCTGAGGATGAAATGGTCATGCGTTATTGGAACGAGCTGATAAGTTCAGGCGATATGGATGGGTTCCCGGTATCCCTACAGGCGATGAGTCCAACGTACGATGATGACCTTGTTTGCAAATTCGGAACCTGGCTTACTACAGAGTTGATTCGACACCACGCGCAGGAAGTATCTAATGAAATTTAG
- the PEX5 gene encoding Pex5p (ancestral locus Anc_8.470), with the protein MNVADCSVGNNPLAQVSKHTQQDRSLQHGSHRLGYGIDGGSAAQQFKSSEKAMSDVSKFSMTNFINGGAVAGGSGLKLGQSPISRNVGISRGNNFSPSPEETGALISGTNGWSQEFYQQSNSSSRGSLPQQQSHNQRHSQQTPHQQHRMQLPYSTHMLSGPRMMVRPSPGAGMMRQRQHENTKADWDEQFKELETEVAENLKLKESEPVGQEAAAKEPGLDEDIVIGDQYQSEFQEVWDSLQKDSEDLLPEELTGSSAWEADYQKYISGRISGNMEYQFDEKNEFLHNPNAYEIGCILMENGAKLSEAALAFEAAVQEDRGHVDAWLKLGEVQTQNEKEINGICALEECLKLDPNNLEAMKTLAISYINEGYDVSAFTMLNRWAETRYPNLLSSSEGITLSDEDERFTLNAKIRKQFLQIANRLPRVDPDVQLCLGLLFYADDEFDKTIDCFRAALSVNPNDELMWNRLGASLANSNRSEEAIQAYHKALQLRPSFVRARYNLAVSSINIGCYKEAAEYLLSALKMHEVEGAPSNGTAAAGNNNILETLKRAFVAMDRRDLLQKVKPGMDLEQFRGEFNF; encoded by the coding sequence ATGAACGTGGCAGATTGCTCGGTGGGCAATAACCCGCTAGCACAAGTTAGCAAGCATACGCAGCAGGATAGATCTTTACAACATGGATCTCACCGCCTGGGTTATGGTATTGACGGtggttcagcagctcagCAGTTCAAAAGCTCTGAGAAAGCGATGTCGGATGTCAGCAAATTCAGCATGACGAATTTCATAAACGGTGGCGCCGTAGCAGGCGGCTCAGGATTGAAGTTGGGACAATCTCCGATCAGTCGGAATGTGGGCATCAGTAGAGGCAATAATTtctctccttctccagagGAGACGGGTGCCTTGATAAGCGGAACGAATGGATGGTCTCAGGAGTTCTATCAGCAATCGAATTCATCTTCGAGGGGTTCACTCCCCCAGCAGCAGAGTCATAATCAAAGACACAGCCAACAAACGCCACATCAGCAGCATCGCATGCAATTACCGTATAGTACACATATGCTCTCTGGGCCCCGTATGATGGTGCGTCCGTCGCCTGGAGCTGGTATGATGAGACAACGGCAGCATGAAAACACGAAGGCTGATTGGGACGAGCagttcaaagaactggagaCGGAAGTGGCAGAGAATTTAAAGCTTAAGGAATCAGAGCCTGTGGGACAGGAAGCAGCCGCAAAGGAGCCAGGACTGGACGAAGACATAGTTATCGGGGACCAATATCAGAGTGAgtttcaagaagtttgggACAGCCTGCAGAAGGACTCGGAGGATCTACTACCAGAGGAGCTGACTGGTAGCTCAGCCTGGGAAGCGGACTATCAAAAGTACATCAGTGGGAGAATCAGCGGTAACATGGAGTATCAATTCGATGAGAAGAACGAGTTTTTGCATAACCCAAACGCGTACGAGATCGGATGCATTCTGATGGAGAACGGTGCCAAACTGAGTGAAGCAGCGTTGGCATTTGAAGCTGCAGTGCAAGAGGACCGAGGGCATGTGGACGCGTGGTTGAAGCTAGGTGAAGTGCAAACGCAAAACGAAAAGGAGATCAACGGAATATGCGCCCTGGAGGAATGTCTGAAACTTGATCCCAACAACTTGGAAGCGATGAAAACATTGGCGATCAGCTACATCAATGAGGGCTATGATGTGAGTGCATTCACAATGTTGAATAGATGGGCAGAGACAAGATATCCCAACCTGTTGAGCTCCAGCGAGGGCATCACCCTGAGCGACGAGGATGAACGTTTCACATTGAACGCCAAGATTCGAAAGCAATTCCTGCAAATTGCCAACAGATTGCCCCGTGTCGACCCGGACGTACAGCTGTGTCTCGGTCTTCTATTCTACGCGGACGACGAATTCGACAAGACCATTGATTGTTTCAGAGCAGCTCTAAGTGTAAATCCCAATGATGAGCTGATGTGGAACCGATTAGGTGCATCGTTAGCCAACTCAAACCGATCCGAAGAAGCCATTCAGGCCTATCACAAGGCATTACAACTACGACCCTCTTTCGTTAGAGCGCGTTACAACCTGGCCGTCTCATCCATAAATATAGGGTGCTAcaaagaagctgcagaGTATCTTCTCtctgctttgaagatgcATGAGGTTGAAGGAGCTCCATCGAATGGAACCGCTGCTGCAGGCAATAACAACATACTAGAAACGTTGAAGAGGGCATTTGTTGCGATGGACAGGCGGGATTTGCTCCAGAAGGTAAAACCGGGAATGGACTTAGAACAGTTCCGTGGTGAATTCAACTTCTAA
- the CWC2 gene encoding active spliceosome conformation promoter CWC2 (ancestral locus Anc_8.466) yields the protein MSKAKSWKDKPAKVQVPESELPSSIPSQTGLVFNIWYIKWSQGSNEQKRFVSPYRLDPKTHPGVTRGDKDGTAYFCLYFAKGMCCMGRRCQYMHHIPEDDDHARLALKTEVLDCFGREKHGSYREDMGGVGSFRKMNRTLYIGGLSGALNNKELKPSQIEGRIRFMFGSLGAIDRIRYVENKNCAFVKFKHTSSAEFAKEAMSNQTLLLPSDKEWEDRKEGTGLLCKWANDDPDPEAKRREEEAQKQESVNMMVKLLTGHLSKDAPLQAKMSKGKRTIEDNDSNSSIFSEGVLERLKKRKAIKPLKTGKSNAKPTSSISGSLMEYSSSEED from the coding sequence ATGTCAAAGGCTAAATCTTGGAAGGACAAGCCAGCTAAAGTTCAGGTGCCAGAATCGGAACTTCCTTCTTCCATCCCATCACAGACCGGGCTGGTATTCAATATATGGTACATTAAATGGTCTCAAGGTTCCAATGAACAGAAAAGGTTCGTATCTCCTTACAGACTAGATCCTAAAACCCATCCTGGAGTAACAAGAGGTGATAAGGATGGAACAGCCTACTTTTGCTTGTACTTTGCGAAAGGCATGTGCTGTATGGGCAGACGGTGTCAGTACATGCATCACATACCTGAGGATGACGACCATGCCAGACTTGCCCTGAAAACGGAAGTCCTGGACTGTTTTGGACGAGAGAAGCATGGATCTTATCGAGAGGACATGGGCGGAGTTGGTTCattcagaaagatgaatAGGACTCTTTACATAGGTGGGTTGAGTGGTGCTCTGAACAACAAGGAACTGAAACCATCTCAAATTGAAGGTCGCATACGATTTATGTTTGGCAGTTTAGGCGCAATAGACAGGATACGATACGTGGAGAACAAAAACTGTGCATTTGTCAAGTTTAAGCACACTTCGAGTGCGGAATTCGCCAAGGAAGCAATGAGTAATCAGACGTTGTTATTACCAAGCGATAAGGAATGGGAAGATCGCAAAGAAGGCACTGGACTGCTTTGTAAGTGGGCTAACGACGATCCAGATCCAGAGGCCAAAAGAagggaagaagaagctcagaAGCAGGAATCGGTTAACATGATGGTAAAGCTTTTAACCGGCCATTTATCAAAGGACGCCCCACTGCAAGCGAAAATGTCGAAAGGAAAAAGAACCATAGAGGATAATGACTCTAATTCCTCTATCTTCTCAGAGGGAGTTCTagaaagattgaagaagcgcAAAGCAATAAAACCTTTGAAAACTGGTAAATCCAACGCCAAACCTACGAGCAGTATCTCTGGATCTTTGATGGAgtactcttcttctgagGAAGACTGA
- the MNN10 gene encoding alpha-1,6-mannosyltransferase (ancestral locus Anc_8.471) produces MSGFLLTKYARFKKPVYFVVMICFLIFWIRDDGSSSPLLEHNRVKHMGKQLERSPASLLNRYSRSDVKELGGKTSGSTSWIRSLLSWRGWRKDPSIVIILAANEGGGVLKWKNEQEWAIEKISINNKVAYAKRHGYGLTIKDLTVAKRYSHEYREGWQKVDILKQAMREFSTAEWFWWLDMDTLIMEPEFSLEEHIFNRLNNLTDRTLESFNPLNIETDIPYIDYTEELNLLITQDCGGFNLGSFFIKNTDWSRLLLELWWEPVMYEQKHMVWEHREQDVLEALYTNEGWIRSRVGFLPLRSINAFPPGACSEFSNDKRYFYNGEERDFVVNMAGCNFGRDCWREMQLYTSKLEEKNSRWYNRLFF; encoded by the coding sequence ATGAGTGGGTTCTTGCTGACTAAATATGCTAGGTTTAAAAAGCCGGTGTATTTTGTCGTGATGATTTGCTTTCTGATATTCTGGATCAGAGATGATGGCAGCAGTTCGCCGCTGCTCGAGCACAACAGGGTGAAGCACATGGGAAAGCAGTTAGAAAGGTCCCCAGCATCGTTACTCAACAGATATTCCCGAAGCGATGTGAAGGAGTTGGGTGGAAAAACATCCGGATCGACGTCCTGGATAAGGTCTCTGTTGAGCTGGAGAGGTTGGAGAAAAGATCCCTCCATCGTCATTATATTAGCAGCCAATGAGGGCGGCGGAGTGCTCAAGTGGAAGAATGAGCAAGAGTGGGCGATTGAGAAGATCTCAATAAACAACAAAGTGGCTTATGCGAAAAGACACGGGTATGGACTAaccatcaaagatctgACGGTGGCCAAGAGATATTCGCATGAGTACCGAGAAGGTTGGCAAAAAGTGGACATTTTGAAGCAAGCAATGAGGGAGTTTTCAACGGCAGAGTGGTTTTGGTGGCTGGATATGGATACTTTGATCATGGAACCGGAATTCTCGCTAGAGGAGCATATTTTCAACAGATTGAACAACTTGACAGATAGGACGCTGGAGAGTTTCAACCCATTGAATATCGAAACCGATATTCCCTACATAGACTACACGGAGGAGCTGAATTTATTGATAACACAGGACTGCGGTGGTTTTAATTTGGGATCGTTTTTTATCAAGAATACAGATTGGTCGCGATTACTCCTAGAGCTGTGGTGGGAACCTGTCATGTATGAACAAAAGCATATGGTCTGGGAACACAGAGAACAGGATGTGCTCGAGGCCTTGTACACTAATGAGGGATGGATCAGGTCAAGAGTGGGGTTCTTGCCCCTCAGGTCTATCAATGCTTTCCCGCCCGGTGCATGTTCCGAGTTCAGCAATGACAAGAGGTATTTTTACAATGGCGAGGAGAGAGACTTTGTCGTCAACATGGCAGGCTGCAATTTTGGGCGAGATTGTTGGCGAGAGATGCAACTTTACACTTCAAAACTGGAGGAGAAAAACAGCAGATGGTATAACAGACTCTTCTTCTAG
- the SWI1 gene encoding Swi1p (ancestral locus Anc_8.472) has translation MDFFNMGNDDTKPENGNVNYFDTRSTHDNDSTSLSPQAILARNSISETSNGQNMSNNHISMSPQQMFTPMSSSNISANPVANNNPNSPAVGAATPQQILMFNNNNYQQGYSSQHSPIVQSSNDPARALPVQENSGKAYAERAAMIASLQAKQQQQQQQQQEQQQHQQPQPQYQQAFNYRGGSVLQNLSPELQKKISIELNNKQYELFMKSLIENCKRRNMPLQSIPEIHGKKVNLFILFMLVQRLGGGEQVSRTQRWDLLSQKLQIQDSQQLASVYYRIVLPYEKYLASPEGLKESQAKKIFFQQFFQELIRKIQANSKPENNAFNQALASTPNSSATPTNISSFKQQPTMQQMQQSMQQKPSIAPKPKKPRKPRQKKKTKKELELERRQQEEMLRKQQQAILEQQQKQRLLVEHQLQRQKEMIRQQYQQELAKLPKVYKRGLARNYKPSQRQMNLTSGYDMNYLSQIGEKIEANKPIFLFPPELGTVNLHAVSMSLQSNDLGEVNTALNTLLVASADSVLKVPLDRYPETLDAICILGIKLLRDIFTRNIGSNHSARHADHNDNPSPKNVSLIKVTEEINTGGLGDIAADSYNYKAGYCEEYDVNAFLDDRLTSYSKTNDLINEIFDRYKQHAENMSENDKVIAVDSLTGEDLQQSSIFALTPAQTPKAEEANANSRGDSHRSETQDNSIGWDVLPEPLKDFPGQPFSDLSVPSYLQSLKSINDEIDTVFTKVNTRGAEDKNISITDQISTISMILRNFSFSEKNSKLMAKNTFLKRFYLDLLWMLFLNPNMLIFHRKAFNFKKDTIVTLTNICHAYEINSQLECFLILMLVLSFGEPRKTMPEQDSHVLTYAERPINKGHYSGFSADIFAKLLSLDHPNRRLFKEVLLLFPSEGYGNDGNCQKDIVYHLVNAYCDGDSFRLLNDVVSFLLSLIPFMQADTTPSLIEEKAPVIAQSLTCLLTLINFLDTNEAPVRDIKFENVPLRWLTAEENIGASLRRLSDVLSNIGLRTDRNLLHLRRLLLSISSKAIEVTSLMVEKSLELAGKSDRGIFGVCETLASIPGLLPSECQSYTFSTHSVTDPEISKQNERLYRVRNRVLSHLVKAKSPA, from the coding sequence AtggatttcttcaatatgGGAAATGACGATACAAAGCCAGAAAATGGCAATGTAAACTATTTCGACACACGGTCTACTCATGATAACGACTCTACAAGTTTATCTCCGCAGGCTATCTTGGCAAGAAACTCTATCTCGGAAACTTCGAATGGCCAAAACATGTCCAATAACCACATATCCATGTCACCACAGCAGATGTTCACGCCGATGAGCAGCTCTAACATTTCCGCTAACCCGGTTGCTAACAACAATCCAAACAGTCCAGCCGTGGGCGCAGCTACGCCACAACAGATACTTATGTTCAATAACAATAATTATCAGCAGGGCTACTCCAGCCAGCATTCTCCGATCGTCCAAAGCAGCAATGATCCAGCTCGTGCTCTTCCTGTTCAAGAGAACAGTGGTAAGGCTTACGCCGAAAGAGCAGCGATGATTGCCTCATTGCAAGCcaaacaacaacagcagcaacagcaacagcaagagcaacagcagcatcaGCAACCACAACCACAGTACCAGCAAGCATTCAACTATCGTGGTGGTTCAGTTCTGCAGAACTTAAGTCCTGAActccagaagaagatatctATTGAGCTGAATAACAAGCAATACGAGCTGTTTATGAAGTCACTTATTGAGAATTGTAAAAGGAGAAATATGCCGTTGCAATCTATTCCTGAAATTCATGGTAAGAAAGTTAATCTGTTTATTCTGTTCATGTTGGTCCAGAGACTGGGAGGCGGTGAGCAAGTCTCAAGAACACAGCGTTGGGATCTgctttctcaaaagctgcaaaTTCAAGACTCCCAACAGCTTGCATCGGTTTATTACAGGATCGTACTGCCATATGAAAAGTATCTTGCGTCTCCCGAAGGCCTCAAGGAATCGCAGGCTAAGAAAATATTCtttcagcagttcttccaaGAACTCATACGAAAGATACAAGCGAATTCCAAGCCAGAAAACAATGCGTTCAATCAAGCTCTCGCTTCAACACCAAACTCGTCGGCTACTCCCACCAATATAAGTTCATTCAAGCAGCAGCCGACAATGCAACAAATGCAGCAGTCCATGCAGCAGAAGCCAAGCATTGCTCCTAAGCCCAAGAAGCCAAGGAAACCAAgacaaaagaagaaaactAAGAAAGAACTTGAATTGGAACGAAGGCAACAGGAAGAGATGTTAAGAAAGCAACAGCAGGCGATCTTGGAGCAACAGCAAAAGCAGAGActccttgttgaacatcagcttcaaagacagaaaGAAATGATCCGCCAACAGTATCAACAGGAACTGGCTAAGCTGCCCAAAGTATATAAAAGAGGGCTCGCAAGAAATTACAAACCAAGCCAGAGACAAATGAATTTGACAAGCGGCTATGATATGAATTACCTTTCTCAGATTGgagaaaaaattgaagcaAATAAGCCGATATTCCTCTTTCCGCCTGAATTGGGGACTGTAAACTTGCATGCGGTATCCATGTCATTGCAGTCCAATGATCTTGGAGAGGTTAATACGGCTCTGAATACTTTGCTTGTTGCCAGTGCAGATTCCGTACTTAAGGTTCCTTTAGACAGGTATCCCGAAACATTGGACGCAATTTGTATTTTGGGCATAAAGCTTCTCAGGGATATATTTACCCGAAATATTGGTTCTAATCATTCAGCCCGCCATGCAGATCACAATGACAATCCCTCGCCAAAAAATGTTAGTCTCATTAAAGTGACAGAGGAGATAAATACAGGAGGCCTGGGCGATATCGCAGCAGATTCATACAACTACAAAGCAGGGTATTGCGAGGAGTATGACGTAAACGCTTTCCTAGATGATCGCTTGACCTCATACTCAAAGACAAATGACCTTATAAATGAAATATTTGATCGATACAAGCAGCATGCCGAAAATATGTCTGAAAATGATAAAGTTATTGCTGTTGATTCTTTGACTGGTGAAGATTTGCAACAATCGTCTATTTTTGCCTTGACGCCAGCACAAACACCGAAGGCAGAGGAGGCCAATGCAAACTCAAGGGGAGATAGCCATCGATCAGAGACACAAGACAATTCGATTGGATGGGACGTTCTTCCGGAACCGCTTAAAGACTTCCCAGGACAACCATTCTCAGATCTCTCTGTACCCTCATATCTACAGTCACTCAAAAGCATTAATGATGAGATAGACACAGTTTTTACAAAAGTGAACACAAGAGGTGCGGAAGATAAGAATATATCGATTACCGACCAGATATCGACAATATCCATGATTCTTAGAAACTTCTCATTTTCGGAAAAGAATTCAAAGCTTATGGCAAAGAATACCTTTCTGAAGAGATTCTATCTAGATCTTCTTTGGATGCTGTTCCTGAATCCTAATATGCTTATTTTCCACCGCAAGGcattcaacttcaagaaagaCACTATTGTGACCTTAACAAATATATGTCATGCTTATGAGATCAATAGTCAGCTGGAATGCTTTCTGATTTTGATGTTAGTTTTGAGTTTTGGAGAGCCTAGGAAGACTATGCCAGAGCAGGACTCGCATGTTCTTACCTACGCGGAGCGCCCAATTAATAAGGGACATTATAGCGGGTTTAGTGCCGATATTTTTGCAAAATTGCTTTCGTTAGACCATCCCAATAGGCGACTGTTCAAAGAAGTGCTTCTTTTATTTCCATCTGAGGGCTATGGAAATGATGGAAATTGTCAAAAGGACATTGTTTATCATTTAGTCAACGCATATTGTGATGGGGACAGCTTTAGGCTATTGAACGATGTGGTTTCCTTCTTATTGTCGCTGATTCCTTTCATGCAGGCTGATACGACTCCCTCCTTAATTGAGGAAAAGGCTCCTGTTATTGCTCAAAGTTTGACTTGCCTCCTAACcttgatcaacttcttggaTACTAACGAGGCTCCAGTTCGTGACATTAAATTTGAAAATGTTCCTTTGAGGTGGCTAACTGCCGAAGAAAACATAGGAGCAAGCCTGAGAAGGCTCAGCGATGTGCTCTCAAATATCGGTCTTCGCACCGATAGGAATCTGCTGCATCTAAGAAGGTTACTCCTATCGATCAGCTCCAAAGCAATCGAAGTCACTTCGCTAATGGTTGAAAAAAGTTTAGAGCTGGCAGGTAAATCAGACAGGGGAATTTTTGGCGTTTGTGAAACATTAGCTTCTATTCCCGGACTGCTACCTTCAGAGTGTCAAAGCTATACCTTTAGCACTCATTCTGTAACAGATCCAGAAATTTCGAAGCAGAATGAGAGATTGTACCGAGTACGTAACAGGGTCCTATCTCATTTGGTCAAAGCGAAATCTCCAGCTTAA
- the PRP28 gene encoding mRNA splicing protein PRP28 (ancestral locus Anc_8.469) — MSRPPSLSELLRSKSKIKNNDLLRPKFLSKSERQKVIKPSITAQSQRNSRSQLGMRKLSESNEEEGPQNASDHVKSTVVKRTKFAFDWSEDSDTLAGYQPIVNPQLSSLLQNEQHNSSLELAYMGKPWREKTWEEMTDRDWRILKEEFEITTKGGSIENPLRNWHELGLLGKELENILVKRLGYKEPTPIQRIAIPNICRKDKRDFLGIASTGSGKTLAFLIPILTRMNNSQPRPIAVKTLEGPKAIVLAPTRELAQQIQQEAKKMVDCWNVQHPQHSYQVVSIVGGHSLEEITLGLSNGTDILVATPGRLIDSLESHLFSARQVEMLVLDEADKMIDLGFEEQLTKILNILEASSEVITRRQTIMFTATMSPSVERIANGYLHKPAYATVTGTEASVPQIRQIICHISTDEQRFQKIKGLLSEYSAPIIVFITYKKTADWLAQKFYQETSVKVTVLHGSKSQEQREHSLQLLRTGKVQVLIASNVAARGLDIPNVSLVLNFQVPKQFEDYIHRIGRTGRAGSKGTAVSFLGDDENPEIVEAIWKYSRDNNPTNSNEFDYSLKTLYKLGKNEMNEIIL, encoded by the coding sequence ATGAGTCGCCCTCCTAGTTTGAGCGAGCTCTTACGAAGCAAATcgaagatcaagaacaatgATTTACTGAGGCCGAAGTTCTTATCGAAAAGCGAGAGACAGAAGGTGATTAAGCCTTCAATTACTGCCCAGAGCCAACGGAATTCACGTAGCCAACTGGGAATGAGAAAATTGTCTGAATcgaatgaagaagaggggCCGCAGAATGCGTCCGATCATGTTAAATCCACGGTAGTCAAACGAACAAAGTTTGCCTTCGATTGGAGCGAAGATTCTGACACTCTAGCGGGATATCAACCAATTGTTAACCCGCAGCTTTCGTCATTGCTGCAAAATGAGCAACACAATTCCTCTTTGGAGCTAGCTTATATGGGTAAACCGTGGCGAGAGAAAACCTGGGAAGAGATGACCGATAGAGATTGgaggattttgaaggaGGAGTTTGAAATTACGACAAAAGGAGGCTCTATTGAAAATCCGCTGCGAAACTGGCATGAGCTGGGCCTTCTAGGAAAAGAATTGGAAAACATTCTAGTCAAAAGACTGGGATACAAAGAACCTACACCTATTCAGAGAATAGCAATACCGAACATTTGTAGAAAGGATAAAAGAGATTTTCTGGGGATAGCTTCCACCGGTTCTGGTAAGACACTCGCGTTTTTGATACCAATTTTGACCAGAATGAATAACTCTCAACCACGACCGATTGCGGTGAAGACACTCGAAGGACCCAAAGCGATTGTTTTAGCGCCCACCCGAGAATTGGCCCAGCAGATTCAACAAGAGGCTAAAAAGATGGTCGACTGTTGGAATGTGCAGCATCCGCAACATTCATATCAAGTTGTTTCCATTGTAGGCGGACAttctctcgaagaaattACTTTAGGTCTATCTAACGGTACTGACATCTTAGTGGCAACACCAGGAAGGCTGATAGACTCTTTGGAAAGCCACCTTTTTTCCGCGAGGCAAGTGGAGATGCTTGTGCTAGACGAGGCTGATAAAATGATCGATCTgggttttgaagagcagtTAACCAAGATACTTAATATTCTAGAGGCAAGCTCGGAAGTAATAACTAGAAGACAGACAATTATGTTCACCGCTACGATGTCGCCCAGTGTCGAGCGGATCGCCAACGGGTACCTGCATAAACCAGCGTATGCGACGGTGACAGGAACCGAAGCCTCCGTTCCACAAATTCGGCAAATCATCTGCCACATTTCGACCGACGAGCAACGGTTTCAAAAGATTAAGGGCCTGCTCTCTGAATATTCGGCGCCCATAATTGTCTTCATCACTTACAAGAAAACGGCGGATTGGCTTGCCCAAAAGTTTTATCAGGAAACGTCTGTCAAGGTTACGGTATTACACGGTTCTAAGTCCCAGGAGCAAAGAGAGCATTCCCTTCAGCTCCTACGGACCGGAAAGGTACAGGTCTTGATTGCAAGTAACGTGGCGGCTCGAGGTTTGGATATACCGAATGTTTCGCTGGTTTTAAACTTTCAAGTTCCCAagcaatttgaagattaCATTCATAGAATCGGGAGAACTGGGCGTGCAGGTTCAAAAGGAACAGCCGTTTCATTCTTGggtgatgatgaaaatcCGGAAATTGTAGAGGCAATCTGGAAATATTCTCGAGATAATAATCCCACAAATTCTAACGAATTTGACTATTCATTAAAGACTTTATACAAGCTTGGAAAGAACGAAATGAATGAAATCATTCTATAA